One genomic region from Sciurus carolinensis chromosome 2, mSciCar1.2, whole genome shotgun sequence encodes:
- the Dtwd1 gene encoding tRNA-uridine aminocarboxypropyltransferase 1 yields the protein MSLNPSVFLQEIEENNSKFVKANQTTSIASEDPLQNLCLASQEVLQKAQQSGRSKCLKCGGSRMFYCYTCYVPVENVPIEQIPLVKLPLKIDIIKHPNETDGKSTAIHAKLLAPEFVNIYTYPCIPEYDEKDHEVALVFPGPQSISIKDISFHLQKRIQNKIRDQNNDLDKPSFKRKKTEEQDCDLNDSICKNTILKKIVFIDSTWNQTNKIFSDERLQGLLQVELKTRKTCFWRHQKGKPDTFLSTIEAIYYFLVDYHTDVLKEKYKGQYDNLLFFYSFMYHLIKNARCSGHKETAKHSH from the exons ATGTCTCTCAATCCATCTGTATTTCTtcaagaaattgaagaaaataattcaaaatttgtGAAAGCAAATCAAACTACTTCCATAGCTTCAGAGGATCCCCTTCAAAACTTATGCTTAGCATCTCAAGAAGTTCTTCAAAAAGCCCAGCAAAGCGGGAGATCAAAGTGTCTCAAATGTGGTGGTTCCAGGATGTTCTACTGCTATACATGTTATGTCCCAGTTGAAAATGTACCTATTGAACAGATTCCACTTGTGAAG CTTCCACTGaagattgacatcattaaacATCCAAATGAAACAGATGGCAAAAGTACTGCTATACATGCAAAACTCTTAGCACCTGAATTTGTGAACATTTACACATACCCTTGTATTCCAGAATATGACGAAAAGGACCATGAA gtTGCACTTGTTTTTCCTGGACCTCAGTCTATCTCAATAaaagatatttcttttcatttgcaaaaaaggattcaaaataaaattagagaccAAAATAATGACCTGGACAAACCATCTTTTAAACGcaaaaaaactgaagaacaggACTGTGATTTGAATGACAGTATATGCAAAAAcacaatactaaaaaaaattgtctttataGATAGCACCTggaaccaaacaaacaaaatattctcTGATGAGCGACTTCAAG ggttGTTACAAGTTgaattgaaaacaagaaaaacttgCTTTTGGCGCCATCAAAAAGGAAAGCCAGATACTTTCCTTTCCACAATTGAAGCCATTTACTACTTTCTAGTAGACTACCATACTgatgtattaaaagaaaaatacaaaggacaatatgacaatcttttatttttctattcttttatgtACCACTTGATAAAGAATGCCAGGTGCTCTGGACATAAGGAAACAGCAAAACATAGCCATTAG